One window of the Actinomycetota bacterium genome contains the following:
- a CDS encoding monovalent cation/H+ antiporter subunit D family protein, translating into MPEKSTFSVIPLVVILLPWISLLAILAFPKKAEKLRLWLCALGSLASFGLLFSMLPGILDGKTYTIKLASVVESLEMRLTVDTLGFYFALILAFLWLLATVYSISYIDHKHNRFFAFMALCESFILGCAFSANMFTYFIFYEMMTFGSYPLIIHEETTMARRAGYKYLVYAIAAGTVLFFAIVAHYFWGNGELGFGSYGVLSLGSASRAALTTIFFTYLAGFGVKAAIMPLHGWVPDAHPAAPSPASALLSGVILKAGAFGIIRVCFNVFGTDLMRELGVFVVMAILACITIVVASVFALTQDNLKRRLAYSSIGQVSYIILGLAMLAHDGALGGVMHLTHHALMKGCLFLCAGVILVKTGKKNISEMAGIGYQLPITMICFSVCALAMMGTPPSVGFITKWLLGSGALEAGLPVYVVILLVSALLNAAYFLPIIYIAFFRWEGDELDEHGEKRHPKLVFGKEADHKLVVPIVILALLVVVVGIWSNVTGFPYSFVSRVVNVIFP; encoded by the coding sequence ATGCCGGAGAAGAGCACGTTTTCGGTGATACCGCTCGTAGTCATCCTGCTGCCCTGGATATCCCTGCTGGCCATACTCGCCTTCCCCAAGAAGGCGGAAAAGCTGCGCCTGTGGCTCTGCGCCCTGGGTTCACTGGCCTCCTTCGGGCTCTTGTTCAGCATGCTTCCGGGGATACTGGACGGGAAGACCTACACCATCAAGCTGGCAAGCGTGGTGGAGAGCCTCGAGATGCGCCTCACCGTGGACACCCTGGGCTTCTACTTCGCCCTCATCCTGGCCTTCCTGTGGCTCCTCGCCACCGTCTATTCCATCAGCTACATCGACCACAAGCACAACCGCTTCTTCGCCTTCATGGCGCTCTGCGAGTCCTTCATCCTGGGATGCGCCTTCTCCGCCAACATGTTCACCTACTTCATCTTCTACGAGATGATGACCTTCGGGTCCTACCCTCTCATCATCCACGAGGAGACGACCATGGCGCGCCGCGCCGGTTACAAGTACCTGGTCTACGCCATCGCCGCCGGCACCGTGCTCTTCTTCGCCATCGTGGCCCATTATTTCTGGGGCAACGGGGAGCTCGGCTTCGGCAGCTACGGGGTGTTGAGCCTGGGGAGCGCCAGCCGCGCCGCGCTCACCACCATCTTCTTCACCTACCTGGCTGGCTTCGGCGTGAAAGCCGCCATCATGCCGCTGCACGGGTGGGTGCCCGACGCCCATCCCGCCGCGCCCTCTCCGGCCAGCGCCCTGCTCTCCGGCGTCATCCTCAAGGCGGGCGCCTTCGGCATAATAAGGGTCTGCTTCAACGTCTTCGGGACCGACCTCATGAGGGAGCTGGGGGTCTTCGTGGTCATGGCCATCCTGGCCTGCATAACCATCGTGGTGGCCTCCGTCTTCGCCCTCACACAGGACAACCTCAAGCGGCGGCTGGCCTACTCCAGCATCGGGCAGGTCTCCTACATCATCCTGGGGCTGGCCATGCTGGCCCACGACGGCGCCCTGGGGGGCGTTATGCACCTCACTCACCACGCCCTCATGAAGGGATGCCTCTTCCTCTGCGCCGGCGTCATCCTGGTAAAAACCGGAAAGAAGAACATAAGCGAGATGGCGGGCATCGGCTACCAGCTCCCCATCACCATGATCTGCTTCTCCGTGTGCGCCCTGGCCATGATGGGGACGCCCCCTTCCGTGGGCTTCATCACCAAGTGGCTGCTGGGAAGCGGGGCCCTGGAGGCGGGGTTGCCCGTTTACGTCGTGATCCTCCTGGTCAGCGCCCTGCTGAACGCGGCCTACTTCCTTCCCATCATCTACATCGCCTTCTTCCGGTGGGAGGGGGACGAGCTGGACGAACACGGCGAAAAGCGCCATCCCAAGCTTGTCTTCGGCAAGGAGGCCGACCACAAGCTGGTGGTGCCCATCGTCATCCTCGCCCTCCTCGTGGTCGTCGTGGGCATCTGGAGCAACGTCACCGGGTTCCCCTATTCGTTCGTGAGCAGGGTGGTCAACGTCATCTTTCCGTGA
- a CDS encoding NADH dehydrogenase: protein MHEEKVAVLAFSYLPALALVLPLIGAACAAAAGERRARLRNWSAVISSGGALAVAAALLSRVTGNGPVYFNLDFMRLGERFACGLEVDAVGAFFAFFASVLWFAASLHAFRYMDHEHKRTRFFLFMLLTEAATFGVFMAADLFSLYFFFEAMGLLAYVLVIHSETPRARAAAAKYIGMTVVGGLLLVGGIFLYLGYAGTTSFRPLAESAWLTGSFKVVALLMLIAGFGVKAGMVPLHVWLPDAHPAAPSPASALLSGVMIKAGAYGILRTVLTFMQSPASHEASGHGGAAGHAAESTVHAAGGLAADVRMLGFAVIWIAVATMFIGMLLALVQNDIKRTLAYSSVSQMGYILFGIGCLGYLGGEGAMGMGGSLYHIINHALFKGCFFLAAGSVLFCAHELDMFKLGGLWRRMPWTTLFWCIAALGIMGIPLGNGFVSKTLLHHAILESHHLAEGAHLATAGWVKAAEVMFIITSGGTIGYITKMTYYTFFRRPGGEHAEHLAHVKEAPIWMLLGSGLLAAGVLCNGLFPGLLLRRLIAPAAGSVPGLDAHYVEHLSQTPIFLWANIKEILVPLAIGLGVFFLGAWPDLVGKRRRGPDLFALRLPRWLGVDFWYLNGARGSLALLFWGRRTYAPFKEAFVRFSRKAAGGVVHAVRDTIYPSLTTRPLAWVRVRAGVVYGNLRGELLPRVREYQGDIAVGALVIAVSLTLFLIMRLL from the coding sequence GTGCACGAGGAAAAGGTCGCCGTCCTGGCCTTCTCGTACCTGCCGGCCCTGGCGCTGGTCCTGCCGCTCATCGGAGCGGCCTGCGCGGCGGCGGCCGGGGAGCGCAGGGCTCGCCTGCGCAACTGGTCGGCCGTGATCTCCAGCGGCGGCGCGCTGGCGGTGGCCGCGGCGCTGCTGTCGCGCGTCACGGGAAACGGCCCCGTCTACTTCAACCTCGACTTCATGCGCCTCGGCGAGCGCTTCGCGTGCGGGCTGGAGGTGGACGCCGTGGGCGCCTTCTTCGCCTTCTTCGCCTCCGTCCTGTGGTTCGCGGCCTCGCTGCACGCCTTCCGCTACATGGACCACGAGCACAAGCGCACGCGCTTCTTCCTCTTCATGCTCCTCACCGAGGCCGCCACCTTCGGGGTCTTCATGGCCGCCGATCTCTTCAGCCTCTATTTCTTCTTCGAGGCCATGGGACTGCTGGCCTACGTGCTGGTCATCCACTCCGAGACGCCGCGGGCGCGGGCGGCGGCGGCCAAGTATATCGGCATGACCGTCGTCGGGGGCCTTTTGCTCGTCGGGGGGATCTTTCTCTACCTGGGTTACGCGGGGACCACGTCCTTCCGGCCCCTGGCGGAGAGCGCCTGGCTCACCGGGTCCTTCAAGGTGGTCGCGCTGCTCATGCTCATCGCCGGTTTCGGGGTCAAGGCGGGCATGGTGCCCCTGCACGTATGGCTTCCCGACGCCCATCCCGCCGCGCCCTCGCCGGCCAGCGCCCTCCTCTCGGGGGTCATGATCAAGGCGGGGGCTTACGGGATACTGAGGACGGTGCTCACCTTCATGCAGTCGCCGGCGTCCCACGAGGCCTCGGGACACGGCGGCGCGGCGGGGCACGCCGCCGAGAGCACCGTGCATGCGGCGGGAGGGCTGGCTGCCGACGTGCGCATGCTGGGCTTCGCCGTCATCTGGATCGCCGTGGCCACCATGTTCATCGGCATGCTGCTGGCCCTGGTGCAGAACGACATCAAGCGCACGCTGGCCTATTCCAGCGTGAGCCAGATGGGATACATCCTTTTCGGGATCGGTTGCCTGGGATACCTGGGCGGCGAGGGAGCCATGGGAATGGGTGGAAGCCTTTACCATATCATCAACCACGCCCTCTTCAAGGGATGCTTCTTCCTCGCGGCGGGGTCCGTCCTCTTCTGCGCGCACGAGCTGGACATGTTCAAGCTGGGGGGCCTGTGGAGGCGCATGCCCTGGACCACCCTCTTCTGGTGCATAGCCGCCCTGGGCATCATGGGCATCCCCCTGGGAAACGGGTTCGTCTCCAAGACCCTCCTGCACCACGCCATCCTCGAGTCCCATCACCTGGCCGAGGGCGCCCACCTGGCCACGGCGGGATGGGTGAAGGCGGCGGAGGTGATGTTCATCATCACCAGCGGCGGTACCATCGGTTACATCACCAAGATGACCTACTACACCTTCTTCCGCCGACCCGGCGGGGAACACGCCGAGCACCTGGCGCACGTGAAGGAGGCGCCGATCTGGATGCTCCTGGGCAGCGGGCTGCTCGCGGCGGGGGTCCTTTGCAACGGCCTTTTCCCCGGACTCCTGCTGCGCAGGCTCATCGCTCCCGCTGCCGGTTCGGTGCCCGGGCTGGATGCGCATTACGTCGAACACCTCTCGCAGACGCCCATCTTCCTGTGGGCGAACATAAAGGAGATCCTCGTCCCCCTCGCCATCGGTTTGGGCGTTTTCTTCCTGGGGGCATGGCCGGACCTGGTCGGGAAGCGGCGGCGCGGCCCCGACCTCTTCGCCCTGCGCCTCCCGCGCTGGCTGGGGGTGGATTTCTGGTACCTGAACGGGGCGCGCGGCTCGCTGGCCCTTCTCTTCTGGGGCAGGCGCACGTATGCGCCCTTCAAGGAGGCCTTCGTGCGGTTTTCCCGCAAGGCAGCCGGCGGAGTGGTCCATGCGGTGAGGGATACCATTTACCCCTCCCTCACCACGCGCCCGCTGGCCTGGGTACGTGTACGTGCGGGGGTTGTCTACGGCAACCTGCGCGGCGAGTTGCTTCCCCGCGTGCGCGAGTACCAGGGGGATATCGCGGTGGGTGCGCTGGTCATCGCCGTCTCACTCACCCTGTTCCTTATCATGAGATTATTATGA
- a CDS encoding monovalent cation/H+ antiporter subunit D family protein, translated as MGAWRHFPILMITLPLLGAVLLPFLGYLRERWVPYAALLPLSASTVLGILLIGRIPAEGHLSYHMGGWEPPFGIEIRVDYVGLFLMLVACAITLLALAYSRRYIDKEVSPGRRTAYYVLFLLMSGAMLGFTATGDIFNLFVFMEILALSSYALVAITGNRNAVRAAFKYVLMGAPSSIMVLLAIGFLYSVTGTLNMADLSARIAESGYTEVLVVSYILFVIGFGVKAALFPLHMWLPDAHSIAPSPISALLSGLLVEVCAFALVRITFSVFTRSATDLLGGTADAVGVAAAAAVLYGGIMAILQKDLKMMIAYSTVSHIGYIFLGITAFTAEGLTGAMYHMLDHGLAKACLFLCAGNFIYVKGYRRIEELRGAWRQMPWTCFAFALASLSVIGIPPTAGFISKWYLILGNIRAGKWLYTVVLLTGSILAAVYCLRIIYYMFFQAGKEGAWGETARDASPSMLAPVWVLSLGTLFFGVFSYLLIPSLLKAAAYLL; from the coding sequence ATGGGAGCCTGGCGGCATTTTCCCATCTTAATGATCACCCTTCCCCTGCTGGGGGCGGTTCTCCTGCCCTTCCTGGGATACCTGCGCGAGAGGTGGGTGCCCTACGCCGCGCTCCTGCCGCTCTCCGCCTCCACCGTGCTGGGAATACTCCTCATCGGCAGGATACCCGCTGAGGGCCACCTGAGCTATCACATGGGAGGCTGGGAGCCGCCCTTCGGCATCGAGATACGCGTGGATTACGTGGGGCTTTTTCTCATGCTGGTGGCCTGCGCCATCACCCTGCTTGCCCTGGCCTATTCGCGGCGCTACATAGACAAGGAGGTCAGCCCGGGACGCCGTACCGCCTATTACGTGCTCTTCCTGCTCATGTCCGGGGCCATGCTGGGGTTCACTGCCACCGGGGACATCTTCAACCTCTTCGTCTTCATGGAGATCCTGGCCCTCTCCTCCTACGCCCTGGTGGCCATCACCGGGAACCGCAACGCGGTGCGCGCCGCTTTCAAGTACGTCCTCATGGGGGCGCCCTCCTCCATCATGGTGCTCCTGGCCATCGGTTTCCTTTATTCGGTCACCGGCACCCTGAACATGGCCGACCTCTCGGCCCGCATAGCGGAGTCGGGATACACGGAGGTGCTCGTCGTCTCCTATATCCTCTTCGTCATCGGCTTCGGGGTGAAGGCCGCCCTCTTCCCCCTGCACATGTGGTTGCCGGACGCGCATTCCATCGCGCCCTCCCCCATCAGCGCGCTCCTCTCCGGCCTGCTGGTGGAGGTGTGCGCCTTCGCCCTGGTGCGCATCACCTTTTCCGTCTTCACCCGGAGCGCCACGGACCTGTTGGGGGGGACGGCGGACGCGGTGGGGGTGGCCGCCGCCGCGGCGGTGCTCTACGGGGGCATCATGGCCATTCTGCAAAAGGACCTCAAGATGATGATCGCCTATTCCACCGTGAGCCACATCGGCTACATCTTCCTGGGCATCACCGCGTTCACCGCGGAGGGGCTCACGGGTGCCATGTACCACATGCTGGACCACGGGCTGGCCAAGGCGTGCCTCTTCCTCTGCGCCGGCAACTTCATCTACGTGAAGGGCTACCGCAGGATCGAGGAGCTGCGGGGGGCCTGGCGCCAGATGCCATGGACCTGCTTCGCCTTCGCCCTGGCCTCCCTCTCGGTGATCGGCATCCCGCCCACGGCGGGGTTCATCAGCAAGTGGTACCTCATTCTCGGCAACATCCGGGCGGGGAAATGGCTGTATACCGTCGTTCTCCTGACCGGCAGCATACTGGCGGCGGTATACTGCCTGCGTATAATCTATTACATGTTTTTCCAGGCGGGCAAGGAGGGAGCGTGGGGGGAGACGGCGCGCGACGCCTCTCCGAGCATGCTCGCGCCGGTGTGGGTCCTCTCGCTGGGGACCCTGTTCTTCGGCGTCTTCTCCTACCTGCTGATACCATCGCTGCTGAAGGCGGCCGCGTACCTGTTGTGA
- a CDS encoding monovalent cation/H(+) antiporter subunit G, which translates to MSMARNIVAGAFCCIGTFFFILGTTGLLRMPDVFTRLHPSTKCDTLGACSVIIGMAVHSGWSWDVLKLVIIICFLLLSSATCGHAIGRSALRRNIPYWRRQGEEAGDGDGA; encoded by the coding sequence ATGAGCATGGCCAGGAACATCGTCGCCGGCGCCTTCTGCTGCATCGGCACTTTCTTCTTCATCCTGGGAACGACGGGACTGCTGCGCATGCCCGATGTCTTCACCCGCCTGCATCCCTCCACCAAGTGCGACACCCTCGGCGCGTGCTCGGTGATCATCGGCATGGCGGTGCACAGCGGATGGTCATGGGACGTGCTCAAGCTGGTCATCATAATATGCTTCCTGCTGCTCTCCAGCGCCACCTGCGGCCACGCCATCGGCCGTTCCGCACTGAGGAGGAACATCCCCTACTGGAGGAGACAAGGAGAGGAGGCCGGGGATGGGGACGGCGCTTAA
- a CDS encoding cation:proton antiporter subunit C: protein MALFCIGLYTVIVRRNIIKKLIGLNIMETSVFFFYISLGYLDKGIAPIGVGNADPARMVNPIPQALILTGIVVAVSVTALALSMVILLYRQYGTLDVDRLMREEEPGAEGTEGEAEVAGKGGA from the coding sequence ATGGCGCTCTTCTGCATCGGGCTCTACACGGTCATCGTGCGCCGCAATATCATAAAGAAACTCATCGGCCTCAACATCATGGAGACGTCCGTCTTCTTCTTCTATATCTCCCTCGGTTACCTGGACAAGGGGATCGCCCCCATAGGCGTCGGGAACGCCGATCCCGCGCGCATGGTCAACCCCATCCCCCAGGCCCTCATCCTCACCGGCATCGTGGTCGCGGTGAGCGTCACCGCGCTGGCGCTCTCCATGGTCATCCTGCTCTACCGCCAGTACGGGACCCTTGACGTGGATCGCCTCATGCGCGAGGAGGAACCCGGGGCGGAAGGAACGGAGGGCGAGGCAGAAGTCGCGGGAAAGGGTGGTGCCTGA
- a CDS encoding DedA family protein yields the protein MSVSHVEGRRALSGSPVESILDLIKPLFSSWGYLIVCAGVFLESIFLTGWAAPGTVVILLGGFYAAHGELNVFLVGAAAFAGALLGDNVGYAVGRRLGKGIMERYRNRRRLRRGMETSQRWFSRYGGATVLLGRMVSGLDAFVPLTAGAGGMPYHRYMLYDLPGIAIWVGMIAALGYFFGESWETIARVLDWLGWGLLVALVALAAALCLVRRRRSRRTVAAKEGAEPGT from the coding sequence ATGTCCGTATCCCATGTAGAGGGTAGGAGGGCTTTGAGCGGCTCGCCGGTCGAAAGTATCCTGGATCTTATCAAGCCCCTTTTCTCCTCGTGGGGTTATCTCATCGTTTGCGCGGGCGTTTTTCTCGAGAGCATTTTCCTCACCGGTTGGGCTGCTCCCGGAACCGTGGTGATCCTCCTGGGCGGCTTCTACGCTGCCCACGGGGAGTTGAACGTCTTCCTGGTAGGTGCGGCCGCCTTCGCCGGCGCCCTGCTCGGCGACAATGTCGGTTATGCCGTGGGGCGCAGGTTGGGGAAGGGCATCATGGAGAGATACCGGAACCGCCGCCGGCTGAGGAGGGGGATGGAGACCTCCCAGCGATGGTTCTCGCGCTACGGCGGGGCGACGGTGCTCCTCGGGCGCATGGTATCGGGTCTCGACGCCTTCGTCCCTCTCACCGCCGGCGCGGGAGGGATGCCCTACCACAGGTACATGCTCTACGATCTGCCCGGCATAGCGATATGGGTGGGGATGATCGCCGCGCTGGGATACTTCTTCGGCGAGAGCTGGGAGACCATCGCCAGGGTCCTGGACTGGCTGGGGTGGGGCCTGCTGGTCGCTTTGGTTGCGCTGGCCGCCGCCCTGTGCCTGGTACGCCGTCGCAGGAGCAGGAGGACCGTGGCGGCGAAAGAAGGCGCGGAACCCGGGACATGA
- a CDS encoding sodium:proton antiporter, whose translation MKRVIALLFIAALGALLLYVVAGMPPMGDPQTPTATHVIPRYLEKAEEEAHTENVITGIILNYRGYDTMGEVTVIFCALAAVLAVLGRERRGRINGFVDRSPVPSSTIVRTMVRFIVPFIILFSVYTILHGEISPGGGFQGGAIIGGSMIVFTTIFGLYESSRRVPQKVRAPLEGSAVMTFFLVGALGLVGGGNFLTYAWPHAARSLQPALVTWLTVLVEIGIGLGGAMVLISILFAMIREEEEEIAPVA comes from the coding sequence ATGAAAAGGGTGATCGCCCTGCTTTTCATCGCCGCCCTGGGCGCGCTACTCCTCTACGTCGTGGCCGGCATGCCGCCCATGGGGGACCCGCAGACGCCCACCGCCACCCACGTCATCCCCCGCTACCTGGAGAAGGCGGAGGAGGAGGCACATACCGAGAACGTGATCACGGGCATCATCCTCAATTATCGCGGATACGACACCATGGGGGAGGTCACGGTTATCTTCTGCGCCCTGGCCGCCGTGCTGGCGGTGCTGGGACGCGAGCGGAGGGGCAGGATAAACGGCTTCGTGGACCGCTCGCCGGTCCCTTCCTCGACCATCGTGAGGACCATGGTGCGCTTCATCGTCCCCTTCATCATCCTCTTCTCCGTCTATACCATCCTGCATGGCGAGATATCCCCCGGCGGCGGCTTCCAGGGAGGCGCCATCATCGGGGGCAGCATGATCGTGTTCACCACCATCTTCGGGCTCTACGAGTCTTCGAGGCGGGTGCCGCAGAAGGTGCGGGCGCCCCTGGAGGGGTCCGCGGTGATGACCTTCTTCCTCGTGGGAGCGCTGGGGCTTGTGGGAGGGGGCAACTTCCTCACCTATGCCTGGCCGCACGCGGCGAGGAGCCTGCAACCGGCGCTGGTTACCTGGCTGACGGTCCTGGTGGAGATAGGCATCGGCCTGGGAGGGGCCATGGTGCTCATCTCCATACTCTTCGCCATGATCCGGGAGGAGGAGGAGGAAATTGCGCCTGTTGCATAA
- a CDS encoding long-chain fatty acid--CoA ligase, with protein MNLYQNLVTTTERNPDATALYFGHETISYGELLSRVNRLANALRELGIDENSKVAVLLRNVPEFVVSYYAVLGLGAVVVPLCYMCLAEEVEKIVCDSAVETLITNFEFDDMVRELQNSMCSQISRIIVSEAPELEGVIQFEKLLEGRSEDLKPVERSADDVAAILYAPTSSKVVRGCMLTHGNLDWNAEAVQKMDVLTSEDVVMGVLPFFAAYGQSCVMNASIKAGCSIVLHESFIPGEVLKSLQHEQVTVFFGVPTMYVYILNHPLIYQYDLGSVRLWVCGGAPFPREVMERWNNELGARIYEGYGLTEAAPVVTMQPLDGPYKIGSIGVPVEGVEVKVVDEEGRELSRGEVGELIVRGPNVMKGYYNKPEETEKVLRDGWLHTGDMVYMDNDGYLFIVGRKKDLIIRGGFNIYPREIEEVLVSHPLISEAAVVGVPNKYLGEEVKAYVKQKPGSNLTEEQVLEYCEERLPYYKTPKFVVFVKSFKKDPSGQILKDLIEDESQ; from the coding sequence ATGAATCTATACCAGAATCTCGTGACCACGACGGAGCGGAATCCCGATGCCACAGCCCTATATTTCGGGCATGAGACCATCTCCTACGGAGAGCTGTTGTCGCGAGTGAACAGGCTCGCCAACGCCCTGCGCGAGCTGGGGATAGACGAGAACTCCAAGGTGGCCGTCCTGCTCCGCAACGTGCCCGAGTTCGTCGTTTCCTACTATGCCGTACTGGGACTGGGCGCTGTGGTCGTTCCCCTCTGCTACATGTGCCTGGCGGAGGAGGTCGAGAAGATCGTCTGCGATTCTGCGGTGGAGACCCTGATCACCAATTTCGAGTTCGACGACATGGTGAGGGAGCTCCAGAATTCCATGTGCTCCCAGATAAGCCGCATCATCGTCAGCGAGGCCCCCGAGCTGGAGGGGGTCATCCAGTTCGAGAAGCTCCTGGAAGGAAGATCGGAGGACCTGAAGCCCGTGGAGCGCTCCGCGGACGACGTGGCGGCCATCCTCTATGCGCCCACCTCCTCCAAGGTGGTACGCGGGTGCATGCTCACCCACGGAAACCTGGACTGGAACGCGGAGGCGGTGCAGAAGATGGACGTCCTCACGTCGGAAGACGTGGTCATGGGAGTTCTCCCCTTCTTCGCCGCCTACGGGCAGAGTTGCGTGATGAACGCGTCCATCAAGGCGGGGTGCAGCATCGTCCTGCATGAGTCCTTCATTCCCGGCGAGGTGCTCAAGTCGCTGCAACACGAGCAGGTGACGGTCTTCTTCGGGGTGCCCACCATGTACGTGTACATCCTCAACCACCCACTCATCTACCAGTACGACCTGGGGTCGGTACGGCTGTGGGTGTGCGGGGGCGCGCCCTTCCCGCGCGAGGTCATGGAGCGCTGGAACAACGAGCTGGGGGCGCGCATCTACGAGGGCTACGGACTCACCGAGGCCGCCCCCGTGGTGACCATGCAGCCGCTTGACGGTCCGTACAAGATCGGGTCCATAGGAGTGCCCGTGGAAGGCGTGGAGGTGAAGGTTGTTGACGAGGAGGGCAGGGAGCTCTCCCGCGGCGAGGTGGGGGAACTTATCGTGCGCGGCCCCAACGTCATGAAGGGATACTACAACAAGCCCGAGGAGACGGAGAAGGTCCTCAGGGACGGATGGCTGCACACGGGCGACATGGTATACATGGACAACGACGGGTACCTCTTCATCGTGGGTCGCAAGAAGGACCTCATCATCAGGGGAGGCTTCAACATCTACCCCCGCGAGATAGAGGAGGTCCTGGTCTCCCATCCCCTCATCTCAGAGGCGGCGGTGGTGGGCGTTCCCAATAAATACCTGGGGGAAGAGGTAAAGGCCTACGTAAAACAGAAGCCGGGTTCCAACCTAACCGAGGAACAGGTACTCGAGTATTGCGAGGAGAGGCTGCCCTATTACAAGACCCCCAAGTTCGTGGTGTTCGTGAAGTCCTTCAAGAAGGACCCCTCGGGACAGATACTCAAGGACCTCATCGAGGACGAGTCCCAGTAG
- a CDS encoding cation:proton antiporter, with translation MDDFLTVIALIISVNAVICLYRAAVGPTTQDRVLGVNIVGTKTLVVVILVTYILAENFFLDVAFVYALLLFVVTVALSRYLEAEGWKEAS, from the coding sequence GTGGATGACTTCCTCACCGTCATCGCCCTGATCATAAGCGTGAACGCGGTCATATGCCTGTACCGCGCCGCCGTGGGGCCCACCACGCAGGACCGCGTCCTGGGAGTGAACATAGTGGGCACCAAGACCCTGGTGGTGGTCATCCTGGTCACCTACATACTGGCGGAGAACTTCTTCCTGGACGTGGCCTTCGTCTACGCCCTGCTGCTCTTCGTGGTCACCGTGGCCCTCTCGCGTTACCTGGAGGCCGAAGGCTGGAAGGAGGCGTCATGA
- a CDS encoding UPF0280 family protein — MRDYVHRFYRSWMQASGLLSCRVTIKESDLFIWAQRDVREEARASLAGHREELEDFIALQPLFAETFLPYEVPADAPEIVRLMAAAAKKTGVGPMAAVAGAIAELVGRDLIPLSPEIMVENGGDIYLHSARERRIGVFAGDSPLSGRLVIVVPPTPPGGLGVCTSSASVGPSYSAGAADAALVVAESAALADAAATALGNRAKGPEHIEDALSAVSGIEGVWGCLLVMGERLGVKGDLTLEGV; from the coding sequence ATGCGGGATTACGTTCACCGCTTCTACCGCAGCTGGATGCAGGCCTCGGGCCTGCTTTCCTGTCGGGTGACCATAAAGGAAAGCGACCTTTTCATATGGGCACAGCGCGACGTGAGAGAAGAGGCGCGCGCTTCCCTGGCCGGGCATCGCGAAGAGCTCGAGGACTTCATCGCCTTGCAGCCGCTTTTCGCCGAGACCTTCCTGCCCTACGAGGTACCCGCAGATGCCCCGGAGATCGTGCGACTCATGGCCGCGGCGGCAAAAAAAACGGGGGTTGGGCCCATGGCGGCGGTGGCGGGGGCCATTGCCGAACTGGTGGGGAGGGACCTGATACCGCTTTCACCGGAGATAATGGTGGAGAACGGCGGTGACATCTACCTCCATTCCGCGCGTGAGAGACGTATAGGCGTCTTCGCGGGAGATTCTCCCTTGAGCGGTCGCCTGGTCATAGTGGTTCCGCCCACGCCCCCGGGCGGCCTGGGCGTTTGCACTTCATCCGCGTCGGTGGGGCCCTCCTACAGCGCCGGTGCGGCGGATGCAGCACTGGTGGTGGCGGAAAGCGCGGCGCTGGCCGATGCCGCGGCGACCGCGCTGGGCAACCGCGCCAAGGGTCCCGAGCACATCGAGGATGCTCTCTCCGCCGTATCGGGTATCGAAGGTGTGTGGGGTTGCCTGCTCGTCATGGGGGAGCGCCTGGGGGTCAAGGGGGACCTTACGTTGGAGGGCGTATGA
- a CDS encoding Na+/H+ antiporter subunit E: protein MANGVSVRRKLLLLFVLFAFWLVFTASLAWHELVLGAVSCAMVAAVTVSLLGRALDPRITPAVILRLPVFMVRLGWEIVKANYDVAKIILNPRLPIDPRIVEYRTYLPDDLPRTVFSDSITLTPGTVTVELRDDVLNVHCLCPYHEEGLAGLEKLVAWLFGIRKEEEAAPRG, encoded by the coding sequence TTGGCTAATGGCGTCAGCGTTCGCCGCAAGCTGCTGCTGCTTTTCGTTCTCTTCGCCTTCTGGCTGGTGTTCACCGCCAGCCTTGCCTGGCACGAGCTGGTGCTGGGTGCGGTCAGCTGCGCCATGGTTGCCGCGGTGACGGTGTCGCTTCTGGGGCGGGCACTTGATCCGCGCATCACGCCCGCCGTCATCCTGCGCCTGCCCGTCTTCATGGTGCGGCTGGGATGGGAGATCGTAAAGGCGAACTACGACGTGGCGAAGATCATCCTCAACCCGAGGCTTCCCATCGACCCGAGGATAGTGGAATACCGCACCTACCTGCCCGACGACCTCCCCCGCACCGTCTTCTCCGACTCCATCACCCTGACCCCTGGAACGGTGACCGTGGAGCTCAGGGACGACGTGCTCAACGTGCACTGCCTCTGCCCCTATCACGAGGAGGGCCTGGCAGGACTGGAGAAGCTGGTGGCGTGGCTTTTCGGCATAAGGAAAGAGGAGGAGGCGGCGCCGCGTGGATGA
- a CDS encoding DUF4040 domain-containing protein: protein MGTALNLVFITLLVATALLAVWARDLLAAVIIFSVYSLIMALMWQRLQAPDLALTEAAVGAGVTTVLFVVTIFKTRRREEE, encoded by the coding sequence ATGGGGACGGCGCTTAACCTCGTGTTCATAACCCTCCTGGTGGCCACCGCCCTTTTGGCGGTCTGGGCACGGGACCTCCTGGCGGCGGTGATCATATTCTCCGTGTACAGCCTCATCATGGCCCTCATGTGGCAGCGCCTGCAGGCTCCCGACCTGGCACTCACGGAGGCGGCGGTGGGCGCCGGCGTGACCACGGTGCTCTTCGTGGTCACCATCTTCAAGACCAGGAGGAGGGAGGAGGAATGA